Proteins co-encoded in one Streptomyces sp. SLBN-31 genomic window:
- a CDS encoding universal stress protein, giving the protein MDSLPVVAAVDGSDDSLRALDWALDAARERGAPLRVVHVRQYAAWAQPDVLVAGPPDPGDDSVLAQARDLLKDRSHPPGIEYVGLDGAPGAVLPGLGATARLLVLGSRGRGGFASLLLGSNGMAAARDAECPVVVVPRPGREVHGDAPVEPGPRVVVGLQVDAPDDATLSFAFTEAALRGARLQVVAAYAWPVRSWAVPAELAPEMIDQEAVENETWTLAEGFLAPHRKNHPDVRADAFALPGDAAGLLVGASKDADLVVVGRHRRRLLAPARMLGSVTQAVLLHAASPVAVVPPEPGEG; this is encoded by the coding sequence ATGGACAGCCTGCCCGTCGTCGCGGCGGTCGACGGTTCGGACGACAGCCTGCGCGCCCTGGACTGGGCGCTCGACGCCGCCCGCGAGCGCGGGGCCCCGCTGCGGGTGGTCCATGTGCGGCAGTACGCCGCCTGGGCCCAGCCCGACGTCCTGGTCGCCGGACCGCCGGACCCGGGCGACGACTCCGTGCTCGCCCAGGCGCGCGACCTTCTGAAGGACCGGTCCCACCCGCCCGGGATCGAGTACGTCGGCCTCGACGGCGCGCCGGGTGCCGTGCTGCCGGGGCTGGGTGCCACCGCGCGGTTGCTGGTCCTCGGCTCCCGCGGCCGGGGCGGCTTCGCCAGCCTGCTGCTCGGTTCCAACGGCATGGCCGCCGCCCGCGACGCCGAATGCCCGGTCGTCGTGGTTCCCCGGCCCGGACGCGAGGTGCACGGGGACGCGCCCGTCGAACCGGGGCCGCGCGTGGTCGTCGGTCTCCAGGTGGACGCTCCCGACGACGCCACCCTGTCCTTCGCCTTCACCGAGGCCGCGCTGCGCGGCGCCCGCCTCCAGGTCGTCGCCGCCTACGCGTGGCCGGTGCGGTCCTGGGCGGTCCCCGCCGAACTCGCCCCGGAGATGATCGACCAGGAGGCCGTCGAGAACGAGACCTGGACGCTCGCCGAGGGCTTCCTCGCCCCGCACCGCAAGAACCACCCCGATGTGCGCGCCGACGCCTTCGCCCTGCCGGGCGACGCGGCCGGGCTGCTGGTCGGCGCCTCCAAGGACGCGGACCTGGTCGTGGTCGGCCGCCACCGGCGCCGCCTGCTCGCACCGGCCCGCATGCTCGGCTCGGTCACCCAGGCGGTCCTCCTGCACGCGGCGAGCCCGGTCGCCGTCGTACCGCCGGAGCCCGGGGAGGGCTAG
- a CDS encoding ABATE domain-containing protein: MPDPLAPEARLCLDLALTVRHDGHGGVADDLSDAAGLTAWVRDHPQAVPDAHRWVADEGDLTAVRELRAAVRALFARAVRPAEPSPADATRLLPVPDALARLNAAAARTPTVPVLHWDDDAEPAVSRHAPDGAEDLTAALAQAAIAFLAGPDRQRLRACHAPRCVRYFLKEHPRQEWCKPSCGNRARVARHHERHRSTV, encoded by the coding sequence ATGCCGGACCCGCTCGCTCCAGAAGCCCGACTCTGCCTCGACCTCGCCCTCACCGTCCGCCACGACGGCCACGGCGGCGTCGCCGACGACCTGAGCGACGCCGCCGGGCTCACCGCCTGGGTCCGCGACCACCCCCAGGCCGTGCCGGACGCCCACCGGTGGGTCGCCGACGAGGGCGACCTCACCGCCGTACGGGAACTGCGGGCGGCCGTCCGCGCCCTCTTCGCCCGCGCGGTGCGACCCGCCGAGCCCAGCCCCGCCGACGCCACCCGCCTCCTGCCCGTGCCCGACGCCCTCGCCCGCCTCAACGCCGCGGCCGCGCGCACCCCCACCGTGCCGGTCCTGCACTGGGACGACGACGCCGAACCCGCCGTGAGCCGCCATGCGCCCGACGGCGCCGAGGACCTCACGGCGGCCCTCGCCCAGGCCGCCATCGCTTTCCTCGCGGGCCCCGACCGGCAGCGACTGCGTGCCTGCCACGCACCGCGCTGCGTCCGCTACTTCCTCAAGGAGCACCCCCGTCAGGAGTGGTGCAAGCCCTCCTGCGGCAACCGCGCCCGGGTCGCACGGCATCACGAACGACACCGAAGCACTGTTTGA
- a CDS encoding N-acetylmuramoyl-L-alanine amidase, whose translation MRGSVTDPTSAPGHRHTRRAASALATGALLLPLLGAAPAASTAESSSGSLQRAFAAAAAEYHVPQSVLLGVSYLQSRWDAHDGAPSVSGGYGPMHLTDARGALAAASHHSQGTEDARGDSARAALHPHVRLPADSELPARLRTLPKAAELTGIPAERLRTDEAANVTGGAALLAAAQRDLGKPLSADPADWYGAVARFSGADDTATAAAYANDVYDVIRTGEERLTDAGQQVVLAARPSLAPDTGQLRAAGLRTVSADGTECPKSVSCEWIPAPYQQFGEDDYGNHDLGDRPASQSIKYIVVHDTEGAWDGVLKLVQDPTYVSWNYTIRSTDGLIAQHVKAKDVAWHAGNWYVNAKSIGIEHEGFLASPDAWYTEAMYRSSARLVRYLAAKYRIPLDRQHILGHENVPGPTTSTIPGMHTDPGPYWDWRHYFELIGHPFGWTAGKSTGVVTILPDYDTNQPQYTGCVTKDEPCAPHGSGEVRLYADHDESSPLIKDVGLHKGADSTIDVNDVGSRVSTGQQYAVAGRYKDWTAIWYLGQKAWFRNPHKDPTAVPASGLVVTPKAGLDSVPVYGRAYPEAAAYPAGVPVQAVSPLPYTLPKGQKYVVGDVVPGEYYYAVTFTTDAHRVVVGKDLYYEIQYGHRVEFVRAADVDVLPSGR comes from the coding sequence TTGCGAGGATCCGTCACCGACCCCACATCCGCCCCCGGCCACAGACACACCCGTCGAGCCGCCAGTGCCCTCGCGACCGGGGCGCTGCTGCTGCCGCTGCTGGGCGCGGCCCCGGCGGCGAGCACGGCCGAGTCGTCGTCGGGCTCGCTGCAGCGGGCGTTCGCGGCCGCGGCCGCCGAGTACCACGTCCCGCAGAGCGTCCTGCTCGGCGTCTCCTATCTGCAGTCACGGTGGGACGCGCACGACGGCGCGCCGAGCGTGTCCGGGGGTTACGGCCCGATGCACCTCACCGACGCCCGCGGCGCGCTCGCCGCCGCCTCGCACCACAGCCAGGGCACCGAGGACGCCCGCGGTGACAGCGCCCGCGCCGCCCTGCACCCCCACGTCCGGCTGCCGGCGGACTCCGAACTCCCCGCCCGGCTGCGGACGTTGCCGAAGGCGGCCGAGCTGACCGGCATCCCGGCCGAGCGGCTGAGGACGGACGAGGCCGCCAACGTGACCGGCGGAGCCGCGCTGCTCGCCGCCGCGCAGCGGGACCTTGGCAAGCCGCTAAGCGCCGATCCGGCGGACTGGTACGGGGCGGTGGCCCGCTTCTCGGGTGCCGACGACACGGCGACGGCTGCCGCGTACGCCAACGATGTCTACGACGTGATCCGCACCGGCGAGGAACGCCTGACGGACGCCGGGCAGCAGGTCGTCCTGGCCGCCCGGCCGTCTCTCGCCCCGGACACCGGGCAGCTGCGCGCCGCGGGCCTGCGGACGGTGTCCGCCGACGGCACGGAGTGCCCGAAGTCCGTGTCCTGCGAGTGGATCCCGGCCCCCTACCAGCAGTTCGGGGAGGACGACTACGGCAACCACGACCTGGGAGACCGCCCGGCGTCGCAGAGCATCAAGTACATCGTGGTGCACGACACCGAGGGTGCCTGGGACGGTGTGCTGAAGCTGGTCCAGGACCCGACCTATGTGTCGTGGAACTACACGATCCGCTCCACGGACGGTCTGATCGCCCAGCATGTGAAGGCCAAGGACGTGGCCTGGCACGCGGGGAACTGGTACGTGAACGCCAAGTCGATCGGCATCGAGCACGAGGGTTTCCTCGCCTCGCCGGACGCCTGGTACACGGAGGCGATGTACCGCTCCTCGGCCCGGCTGGTGCGCTATCTCGCCGCGAAGTACCGCATCCCGCTGGACCGGCAGCACATCCTGGGCCACGAGAACGTCCCGGGCCCGACGACGTCGACCATCCCCGGCATGCACACCGACCCCGGCCCCTACTGGGACTGGCGGCACTACTTCGAGCTGATCGGCCACCCCTTCGGGTGGACCGCGGGCAAGAGCACCGGAGTGGTGACGATCCTGCCGGACTACGACACGAACCAGCCGCAGTACACGGGCTGTGTCACCAAGGACGAACCCTGCGCGCCGCACGGCTCCGGTGAGGTGCGGTTGTACGCGGACCACGACGAGAGCTCGCCGCTGATCAAGGACGTCGGCCTGCACAAGGGCGCCGACTCCACGATCGACGTCAACGATGTGGGCTCGCGGGTGTCGACCGGCCAGCAGTACGCGGTCGCCGGGCGGTACAAGGACTGGACGGCGATCTGGTACCTGGGCCAGAAGGCGTGGTTCCGCAACCCGCACAAGGACCCGACGGCGGTGCCGGCCTCCGGTCTGGTGGTGACGCCCAAGGCGGGCCTGGACAGCGTCCCGGTGTACGGCCGGGCCTACCCGGAGGCGGCGGCCTATCCGGCGGGCGTGCCCGTCCAGGCGGTGTCCCCGCTGCCGTACACCCTTCCGAAGGGGCAGAAGTACGTGGTCGGTGACGTGGTGCCCGGCGAGTACTACTACGCGGTCACCTTCACCACCGACGCGCACCGGGTGGTGGTCGGCAAGGACCTGTACTACGAGATCCAGTACGGCCATCGCGTCGAGTTCGTGCGCGCGGCGGATGTGGATGTGCTGCCCTCGGGCCGGTAG
- a CDS encoding AAA family ATPase encodes MVQRVVRSSRTLFERESELAAVDEALAALTGLRGDGAEPPDPPRGALLAFAGRAGIGKTTLLAEVRRLATAKGCTVLSARGGDQEQRVAFHVARQLLQPQFAGAAQADLRDSLGSWYDIVGPALGLCAPTPSAPPDQQGLRDGLDWILTHLAALRAPMVLVLDDAHWADPESLRWLAAFAPRAEQLPLLIVVAYRPDELPEHAESFRGLPGRAGTRPLGLEPLSAAAVARLVRETLGARADNAFCHECWAVTTGNPFETVELLAKVRERGLTPTESAAPLLRDLAAAVKGSGLVARLERLGASTVRFAWACAVLGTEIHPLLAAAVAGLGHEEAADAADALRTARILTGAETLEFVHPLIATAVYRAIPPGVRVALHGQAAWCVINDGQGPSAAARHLLETHPDGDNWVVQQLRAAAAQTLRAGAPDAARGYLARALREPPPPGDRAAVLYELGSASLLTEPATTVNHLRAALEEPVTDPGLRHHIVYRLSQVLAHSDHLAEASDTLAREIRVTDDARVRLRMVAEQFMWDAFRADEPDHPSRSRRLARLADRLSGRDLTERYVIGLRTWDAVLRGEPAHIALHHAERALAGGLGWAEPDRGFEVPVLVALAFMYADRPGRTEELFAAGIADFERQGWRGAHLSFAYTLLAYVRYRRGRLAEAEDFVRAGLRLAERVGPGTPAEWYAVGILIQVLLARGRVIEAARTGEDYSFCAPYPAAVVFPDAQTVCGELLLARGLHRKAAEELSAAGRRLDPRGIRNPAWCPWQLHLARAEAHTSPERAVTTALEAVARARQFGTPSAVGQALRTAAEVSSGSARVKYLEEAVSHLERSPAAYELACALVALGTELRRSGRSREAAEHLYRGLDTAVQCGADGLVEEARDELTAAGLRPRRLHSTETDTLTSRERSAANLAAQGRTEADIASELHIDEPAVVRLLSAVYRKLGTDSTGLAATLKATEDRAT; translated from the coding sequence ATGGTGCAGCGTGTCGTACGGAGCAGCCGGACCCTCTTCGAGCGCGAGAGTGAACTCGCGGCCGTCGACGAGGCGTTGGCCGCACTCACCGGCCTGCGCGGGGACGGGGCGGAACCGCCCGACCCTCCCCGCGGCGCCCTCCTCGCCTTCGCCGGGCGCGCCGGCATCGGCAAGACCACCCTCCTCGCCGAGGTCCGGCGGCTCGCGACCGCGAAGGGCTGCACCGTGCTCTCCGCACGGGGCGGCGACCAGGAACAGCGCGTCGCCTTCCACGTCGCCCGCCAACTGCTCCAGCCCCAGTTCGCCGGAGCCGCACAGGCCGACCTGCGTGACTCACTGGGCAGTTGGTACGACATCGTCGGCCCCGCCCTCGGCCTGTGCGCGCCCACCCCGTCCGCCCCACCGGACCAACAGGGCCTGCGCGACGGCCTGGACTGGATCCTCACCCATCTCGCCGCACTGCGCGCCCCGATGGTGCTGGTGCTGGACGACGCCCACTGGGCCGACCCCGAATCCCTGCGCTGGCTCGCCGCGTTCGCGCCCCGCGCCGAACAACTCCCGCTGCTGATCGTCGTCGCCTACCGCCCGGACGAACTCCCCGAGCACGCCGAGTCGTTCAGGGGACTGCCCGGCCGCGCGGGCACGCGTCCCCTCGGTCTGGAACCGCTCAGCGCCGCCGCCGTCGCCCGGCTGGTACGCGAGACGCTCGGCGCCCGCGCCGACAACGCCTTCTGCCACGAGTGCTGGGCCGTCACCACCGGAAACCCCTTCGAGACCGTCGAGTTGCTCGCCAAGGTACGCGAGCGCGGTCTCACCCCGACCGAGTCCGCCGCCCCGCTGCTGCGCGACCTCGCCGCCGCCGTCAAGGGCAGCGGCCTGGTCGCCCGCCTGGAACGACTCGGCGCCTCCACCGTGCGCTTCGCCTGGGCCTGCGCCGTCCTCGGCACCGAGATCCATCCCCTGCTCGCCGCCGCCGTCGCCGGACTGGGCCACGAGGAGGCCGCCGACGCCGCCGACGCGCTGCGCACGGCCCGCATCCTCACCGGCGCCGAGACCCTGGAGTTCGTCCACCCGCTGATCGCCACCGCCGTCTACCGGGCCATCCCGCCCGGCGTCCGGGTCGCCCTCCACGGCCAGGCCGCCTGGTGCGTGATCAACGACGGACAGGGCCCCTCCGCGGCCGCCCGCCACCTGTTGGAGACCCACCCGGACGGCGACAACTGGGTCGTCCAGCAACTGCGCGCCGCCGCCGCACAGACCCTGCGCGCCGGCGCCCCCGACGCCGCCCGCGGCTACCTCGCCCGCGCCCTGCGCGAACCCCCGCCCCCCGGGGACCGCGCCGCCGTCCTGTACGAACTGGGCTCGGCCTCCCTGCTCACCGAGCCCGCCACCACCGTCAACCATCTGCGCGCCGCCCTGGAGGAACCGGTCACCGACCCGGGCCTGCGCCACCACATCGTCTACCGGCTCTCCCAGGTCCTCGCGCACAGCGACCATCTCGCCGAGGCCTCCGACACCCTCGCCCGCGAGATCCGCGTCACCGACGACGCCCGGGTCAGGCTGCGCATGGTCGCCGAACAGTTCATGTGGGACGCCTTCCGCGCCGACGAACCCGACCACCCCTCCCGCTCCCGCCGCCTGGCCAGGCTCGCCGACCGCCTGAGTGGCCGCGACCTCACCGAGCGCTACGTCATCGGCCTGCGCACCTGGGACGCCGTCCTGCGCGGCGAGCCCGCCCACATCGCCCTCCACCACGCCGAACGCGCCCTGGCCGGCGGCCTGGGCTGGGCCGAACCCGACCGCGGCTTCGAGGTGCCCGTTCTGGTCGCGCTCGCCTTCATGTACGCCGACCGGCCCGGGCGTACGGAAGAACTCTTCGCGGCCGGCATCGCCGACTTCGAACGCCAGGGCTGGCGCGGCGCCCACCTCTCCTTCGCCTACACGCTCCTCGCCTACGTCCGCTACCGGCGCGGCCGGCTCGCCGAGGCCGAGGACTTCGTCCGGGCGGGACTGCGGCTTGCCGAACGCGTCGGCCCCGGCACCCCCGCCGAGTGGTACGCCGTGGGCATCCTCATCCAGGTGCTGCTGGCCCGCGGCCGGGTCATCGAAGCCGCCCGGACGGGCGAGGACTACTCCTTCTGCGCGCCCTACCCGGCGGCCGTCGTCTTCCCCGACGCCCAGACCGTCTGCGGCGAACTGCTCCTCGCCCGCGGCCTGCACCGGAAGGCGGCCGAGGAGCTCTCCGCGGCCGGCCGCCGCCTCGACCCGCGCGGAATCCGCAACCCCGCATGGTGCCCCTGGCAGCTCCACCTCGCCCGCGCCGAGGCCCACACCAGCCCGGAACGGGCCGTCACCACCGCCCTCGAAGCGGTCGCCCGGGCCCGCCAGTTCGGCACCCCCTCGGCCGTCGGCCAGGCCTTGCGCACGGCCGCCGAAGTCTCCTCCGGCTCCGCCCGCGTCAAGTACCTGGAGGAGGCCGTCAGCCACCTCGAACGCTCACCTGCCGCCTACGAGCTCGCCTGCGCCCTCGTCGCCCTCGGCACGGAACTGCGCCGCAGCGGCCGTTCCCGGGAGGCGGCCGAGCATCTCTACCGGGGCCTCGACACGGCCGTCCAGTGCGGCGCCGACGGACTGGTCGAAGAAGCCCGCGACGAACTCACCGCGGCGGGGCTGCGCCCACGGCGCCTGCACAGCACCGAGACGGACACCCTGACCTCCCGCGAGCGCTCGGCGGCGAACCTGGCGGCGCAGGGCCGCACCGAGGCGGACATCGCGAGCGAACTGCACATCGACGAGCCGGCGGTCGTCCGCCTGCTCTCCGCGGTCTACCGCAAGCTCGGCACGGACAGCACGGGCCTGGCGGCCACCCTCAAGGCGACGGAGGACCGGGCCACCTAG